A window of Branchiostoma floridae strain S238N-H82 chromosome 9, Bfl_VNyyK, whole genome shotgun sequence genomic DNA:
AAATATGGCTATGAACACCGCTAGCCTGCGGAACCTTTCTGAATGGCTACAACAGGTAACTATAGAtaatgtcgatgtaggttagacatccaggtaagaagatacgccaaaaagaagttactcaagcaactggatatggttttggaaacggttagacgtttcaactagcatccactagttttcgtatGGAACTATCTGGTACTTGGGATCTGGCACTCCCCCCATCCCCCGCCTCCCCCAACAAATTAAAATACTTAGCTcctgtaaacaaaacaacaggagctaattgactcatttgtaTCAACTCtgtcttagctttgtttcccTTTGACATCCAAAAttttcttcagcttgactttgccttaccttttgTTTTCtcttggaatccaaattgtcatTAGCCTAAAATTGTCCTAcaatacaacgtttcctataggacatctaaatttgtcttcattcatagttagccatatagacctgtttcttccaggtcACTTAAGTGTCActaactagtggatgctagttgaaacatCTGATCGTTtctaaaaccatatccagttgcttgagtaactacttttttggCGTATTATAGATAATTTAATCCTAGCAATTGACCAAAAtcgaataaagggttaatgatcCACTTCGCTCACTCAGTGACTTATGGACAGGCGTTCTGGCACCATTGACGCCGAGGAAAAAATAGATAGCCTTTAGCCATAAACAAGTCTCCATCGTCATTAATGCATGCTTATAACGTAAACCGATAGGAGTGAATGTCTGTAGTTAATCTACAGAGCTTGGCTACATGGCGCTTGTCTCTATTTTTTAGTACAATCCTTATAAAAGCATTTGATTTGCAGGCAATGAAGTCAGCATTCGATTCGCAAGAAATGGAGAAGGTAGAAagtaaattagaaaaaaatgaagaccaCGGAGACGCTCCGGAAGGCAGTACCATCAGCATGTCTCAGACGACCGTCTCAGAGCCACCAGACCTTCCAGAAGGCAAGAACGAAGAGCCTAAGGAACCGGAGGAACTGGAAGGTAAGGAGACTCTACTGTACAAATGAAAAGTTGTGACAATTGTTGTAGTACCACTGCAATAGGACCGTAATACTGTCGCAATAGTACAGCTATAATGCCACAATATATATTACATTATGAGACagaagggtgtgtgtgtgtgtgtgtgtatgtgtgtgtgtgtgtgtgtgtgtgtgtgtgtgtgtgtgtgtgtgtgtgcgtgcgtgcgtgcgtgcgtgtgtgtgtgaggagagagagagacagagagacagagagggagagagagacagagagacagagagttCAGGGAAAGAGAAAGACAGAATGGGGGTCAGAGAAAAACAGGCAGACAGAGACATAGAGCTAGGGAGAGAGACAGTGGCAGATATGTGCGCGTGTGGCTAGGTGGGGCTTACAACACATTCGAGATATCAAAATAGCTAAACATGCTTTCCAGCCTCATGCCCTGCTGGTTACCAGAAGTATCGCCAGCTCTGTTACAAGTTATTCATGAGCCTCCAGACTTTCTTTGAAGCGTCGGCAACATGTGAGGCTGATCATGAAGGAGGCACCCTCGCCATGTCCCGTGATTTCGGCATCGACCAATTCATCATCTCCCTCATCAGGAAGACACAACAGCGCAACGGCTATTTTTGGTTCGGTCTGCACGATCAACGGCAGGAAGGTCAGTGGGAGTGGATAGACGGCACGGAACTGGGAACCGGGTACAGCAGGTGGAGAGAGGGGCAGCCCGACAATTTCCTCATGACCGGCAAGAACCTTACCGGCGAGGATTGTGCAGCGTACACTACTGATGGTTGGTATGATCGTAACTGCGAAAGCCTCAAGACCTTTATCTGTGAGGTCATGCCAGAAGGTATGTATCAAACGTTACAGACATCATAATTATGATGGTAGATTGAATTACTGAACGTATAAACATTGACAACAAGGGTTGGGAAAgtctttttcatttatttttcaaaagctTTTGAAATTATCGGACGTACAAACATTGACAACAAAGGTTAGAAATGACCTtttttgatttttcaaaagctttTGAATTTTTCCAAAATCTGCAGAATGTTCCCAAATTATTTCCATTTCATAAAGCTCTTTAAATGTCTGTATTGTGTTGAATTCTTACTGATAAAAATCAATTTGTCTTTCTTTATAGATGCTGAAGGCAAGAAAGAAGGATAGTACTCCCCAACCTTAAATATAGGCCAAGGTTCAAACGTTAAGAGGAGTGCAAGATTTCTATGGTAACTTTCATGCAGTTTTGATCAAAACAAGTCGAATGAAAATGTCTATATGATGTAAAGTACTTACGAACGGCTGAAAACACCGAAAATAATTCTGTGGTTTAAGACAAATTGATAAACAAAGAAAGTTGACCAAAAATAGCTCTCCGTGTCGGGGAATCGAACCCCGGTCTCCCGCGTGACAGGCGGGGATACTCACCACTATACTAACACGGATTGGCTGGGTCAATCATTCACAAATAATCTCTTATTggtggaaaacaaaacaaaacaacaacaaagcacaAAAGAAACGTTGTCTGTGGGTCCCCCGGGCCTACAGATTCGGGACTTTTGAATATTTCTTAACGCCAAGGACACTTTCCCCTCGTCTATAATATGAATGAATATCGATATATGTGGATCTCCTATTTGTGTGAGGAGATAACATTATGTTTATATGACATCTGCGGTCTAAAACTTGTCATCAGTTTTCAGTTTATTTTTGTTCTCGACTGAAATACTGCAGTCACGTTATGAAACCAATGTGTGACACCATTCTGTCATGAAATTAATAAATTGATTAAAATAAGTCATATAGGTGGTTTGTGCTTAACACGAATGTATATATAGAAAAATGATTTGTCTGTTTGGTACCATGGGTCTGGTGTGGGTAAAGTttgaatattcatattttttgTGTCTCTTTTTCTAGCCCTTAAAACTTTCAAGCGTGTCATATGCATTCTGAACCTTCAACCGAAACGATTGTTCAGGGCACGTGATCACATGGATTGTATAAAGTTTTTGTTGTTATCCTATATTTTAGTCCGTAAGATTTACCTTTAAGATTTACTCTTTATCCattattttgtagtttatagttgaccatacgAGTCACTGTACTTCTTGTTGTGTCCAAAAAGCTGGTTGTGCTGTTGTAACGTGAACATGCGTCAGGATGTTggtatcgccccccgtctcggttCAATGATGATATATACTACAGATTAACATCCCTAGAGATACCAATGAAGGTAAAGGCTTACCTTTATACGTAAATGTCTGACTAAAGTCATTTGTGAAATCTACACAAGAAACAACATTGTTTGCTTGTACCTAAAAAAATTTCATAACTGTACCAAAGTAACAGATATGGTTAGCAAAATGGCTTGCAAAGTTCTGTCATTGTTATGTTGATCTTATACTTTGctatatattatcattattatgtaGCATATGACATACTTTTGCTTTGCACAAATATATCGATATGGATCAGTGACAAGTGACAACACATTTCAAGACATTCTACTACAATGTAATGCTATTTTATTAGTTTCAAATGTACATATAGTCACAATTCTTACAATTGTACACTACACATTTTTCAGTAATGttataatttatttattcatctcaaaacatgtgggtagccccttcaacttgtttgaagttgatttccaagggggcccactacataaataacaaaaacgaaacgtgttacattcagtaagacaaccagaggacaacaaacaatatatacgaATAAACCGAAGCGTCTTTACCAAGAACAGTTGTCGAGGTCAACAAAAAACGTCAACGTCAAACAATAATTGAAAATAGCACTCTCTTGTAAAAATTCAATAATGTCCAAGAAATTTTTATTCTATAATACCGTACACAATTCACTTCAGTGACATGTATATATCAATCTGAAGATCGTCATTTGACACTataggccatttttttttagttttttaggCTGTACAATACACCAGACGCTGTAGCAATATCGCCCAATGGCTACCGATGGCCAAATCCATGTTTTATTGGATGTATGAAACATGATTCTTACTCTTTGTGTACATAACGTTAATTAGGATGTTGTATACATTTTTCATAatctttcttttatttccaCAAGCACACAATATTCCATAGATATACTAGAAAACGTACAAAGTATCTACCTCAGACGGATTTTCTAGTATCATAATCTTTTGCATGTAGCACCAGTGACTGTTTCTACGGTAACCGCAATTGAttgcattattttgttttctggTTTTACCCTGTATGTGATTGTATTATAACCTGATGAAATCcagaaaataaatgataatCATATGCACAATATCAGTGAAGAGCATATATTATGTTTCCCTCCATCAAAaagaaacatgttgtttttagttCTATTTCCTATTCTTCTGCAAattgaggtcaatgacctggaccagacagctgtcaccatggttactggtaaagtagcagacaccctgtggtgtttgatCACAATATGTAGCAAGTAGAAGGACAGAGAGTGAGGGGCTGGTCCCTTTAAGCACATACAAACAGAACAATAGTTTGTTAAGCTACATATGCACCAAGAAAAGgtaaatattatgtatttgcttgGAAATGTTACCTTCTAGCTTATAATTAAGATTGCCGACTGAATTGTTCCTTGTGGTCATGATGTCGAAAGTATTTCTTAAAAATTATATTTGAAAACGAAAACTCTGTCGAGGTAGTACATGAAGTAGCTGTctcctacccccctccccaattctTTAGGTCACATTAAGGTCGCAGAACACATTTATGGGTAATCCCCGTGGACAAAAGTAGGTCAGGCACAAAATAGTCCGTCGCAGCCCTTCAAAAGCCATAAAAaattttctgtgcacgtcagcaaGTCAGAAACTGTGGTGGGTAGGAGAGGaatacgtaagttttgaggctaTATGTCTTGGGTTACAATGTTTCTTTAGCTGGGTAGAATTTtgcgcacgaatccggttcccgctacttccatGTGTcagctgcagtatggtgacctccgctgggggtcatttcaaattgtTTTACTGGGAAAACGAGCTGGCAATCGtaagctcattttcacatattttgtagattctaccctgaactccaacacattcaattacttttgcaccctgctaTAAGTTTTGAGGCGTTGAACCTTCTCACTTCGGGGTCCttaaccaattttttttttaccatgtaaatccccataggcgaaaaactgtgttctgctaccttgaataTTGTTGCTATGCCCGACATGGCTAGCTCGAGTGTACTGTTGGGTTTACCCACATGGTACTCAGACACTTGGCCTcctacaagaagaaaaaaacaaaaagaaaagtatATGAGTCAGCAGAAGAAAAGTTACTGAATGGACTGACATGCAGTTTCTATGCCATTTCAAAATTGTAAATCGTCCCAAAAAGGTTTGCTATTGTGTATACTGTTGGTGTTGTGTACTGCTGTTGACAATAGTTGCTTTGCCATTGCAAAATTGTATACCTTCCAAAAAAATCCATCTTTGCtattgtgtgttgtttgtgtacTCTACACTTTATCTAAATTTTAGGCAACTTGGCTTTATCCCCATGTGAGTGTGATGAAATTTGCCTGACTTGCAGTTATACTAAAGCCTGCTAGGAGGCACTACTAAATCCATTATCAAGATACTATATATAAACTGTTCATTactgtaaagctaagggcacaacccgccatacattcaatttgtccgtacattttttGGCGGCCATGtccgccatgtatttctgaaaacgtggggagtgactggcaagagcagggagggagtacgtcaacgcacggcaCATAAAGTTTCGCCTgcatgtaaagttctacggtgtgtctgcgtgctccaaaatccgttggattccctacgagttcatacggaggcggtacttaccacttacggatctaaaaagattgcccacgttttggcacatacacagcacgtatttgcacgtgcggcgggttgtgcccttagcttttaaTCAATACAATAGGCTAATGCCCTTACCTTGATAATAGTTTCCTCTCCATGTAGTAGACTGTTCATGGTGAGAGGGACGGTGGGTGTGGGTGGGGGCTTGGCAGTGGAGGCACCGGTCTCTAGCTGTCTACTGCATGGAGAGTGTGATGTAGGGAACGTTCATGagaatttcaaaatagacaatCAACCAATCTGCATGACCAACTAATCAATCTATATCtgatcaatcaaacaatcactCAATCGATCAATCAGCTAGCTAGTCCATCCATAGTTTtcctttcatccattcattttccatttaaccttccttccttccatccatgcatccatcccccatccatccatccattcatccatctgTCCTTCCCTAACTCCAAAAAGACCATCCATTCTTAATATGCCATCATCCATCTTAATGCTTACTTGTAAATTTCTATGCGACACCTGGCATGGAATACCGTCCCCTGAATATTGCACAATGCTTCGTTGTACTTGCATGCAAAAAACTAGTATCTAATAAAACAAGAGAAAGCTGCCTGCCTCACCTGTCTAACTCCTGAGGTGTGCTGTCCATCTCACTCGCCATCTCAGACTCCATGTCCTCCTCAGAAGACTCCTTGATGGGTGAGAGGAACTTGATGCCGAGGTCAGCGGCCATGAGCTCTGTATCAATGGTGTCTGGCCACTTCTCTGATGGCCAGGACTGTataaaaatcaaacatttaaaaaaaaaagcagttaATACTAcgttaaggtatctcggttggctaaattggcattttgaccttccactgttttcttattgataaattaagaaagaatggagccgtaacggatgctgatagatgggcattagagaattctaaatctgatttttttggggccaaattgatgacgtcatcatttttattgcctctgatattattttttctatgacaaaattcagcactttggtacataccactgtaatgaaacttcgtttttcgttgcataatgatgaaagctacaaacgtagtgttgcgcaaattgatatccaCTAAcataatgatctgtagtaatagaaaatgtttgtttcatCCAATTAAAATcatttaattcttaataactacagatcgttggtagatatcagtttgcgcaacactacgtttagtttgtagctttcatcattatgcaacgaaaaactcagaaaaaatcagatttagaattctttaatgcccatctatcaacattcgttacggctccattctttcttaattcattaataagaaaacagtggaaggtcaaaatgccaatttagccaaccgagataccttaaacTTGAAGGTAAAAAGGTAAGGTCCCATAGCCTAATTGAGGCAATTGGGGCATTTGACTTAATAATCAGAATATCATTCAAAAGTATGAATAAAAAGAAGGCAGACAGTACATAGAGATCGTTTTATATCGATAAAATttgttgagcgctctgtcaaattgctTGGTTACAGTACCGCCCCAAGTACACTTTAGTGGTGTCAAGTTTAGTTCTACAAGATAGTACACTCAAGGTAACTACAACAGGTATTTTCTTGACATGTTGTCAAATACTTCACAATTCTCCACTGATCTCATCTATAAGACATGCTGTGGCCTACACATGTAAGGCTTGGCATAAAAAGTGGCATTTGTTATAAATTCTAAGTGAACAGGAAGGTTGTCAATGAACAAATGGCTTAACAAGTGTCGTATATCAAACAAAAGAttcattaatttttgttctttgattTCCAATTGGTATTCTGCAACAATTATGCCCATTTTTCAATTTCTGAAATATTTTAGCTTAtattgcagctgctttgtatgatttacagtatggtcaaaaacttttttattagaaacggacaaaaattaatgcggaGCAGATGTCATCCACTTAATCACATCAACATAGCCTATTGACaagtgtgtgtatgtacctccatcaccatggcaatatcctcatcatcttcatcctggTCCTCCTCCTGAGTGGGGACATCTGTTAGGAAGAAGGAGTCTGTCTGCACATCATCTTCCTCTTCAAAGGTGATGGCCTTAGTCTGGAACAGAACAGGTAATGAAAAACATATCAggtttggacaagttttctaaaattcacttgtcctatcgggcaagtacataaaaaatttacctgcttaaaccaacttttcacttgcccaaaatttaaattttacattttctgcgGGTATAAAGCTTGCTTACGAACATAATTGTGGGATAAGTCTGATAACTAAGACCATCTCAGAGGTTTTTGTGCCTATTGAACTGACAGTAAACGggggaaaataaaaacaaaagccTAAGACTTAAGTGGGAAGGTGGCACTcctggaaaaatcttacttgctcGATAAGGACAATTGCTTGCCCGtttggcactttcacttgcctgggacaatctGACTATTGGAATTGTCCAACCTTGCATATTCATAAATTGTTACATCATGGACAGTGAAATGGTCTGAATAGAAAGGTTTGGAAACCAATCAAAAGTCTTTTCAATCATAATTATCATTCTCTATTGTTGCATTATGATAATTACTAATAGCATTGCATCTTGTCTATTCTTCCTTTAACTGATACCTCGACTTTGTAACTTAAGGGACAATCCAAAGAAGAATATTTGGGGACGGAGTTGAGATAGAAATTGCTACTACTAGCTATGCTATAATAGGATGTGACTTAAAGTTACCAGCTCAACAATGGATGGTCCCTCAAAGGTGCTGTCAAACTGTCCATTTCTGTCCATCAATCTGTAACAAAGGAGTAAGTATCTCAGTCATGCaatcatacatttttgtgtgtatgccACTGAGACTTTTGCATACAGCATGGATGCAAAAAATTACCTTCAGCTGACATCCTTTTAGTGTTTACAGTaagtcttcaaatgtttgcaaCTAGCGATTTCCTTTTAAACAAATATGGTTCTACAtggaacttaaaaaaaaaatttatgacAAACTCCTCAAAACTAGCATTTATATACAACTGACATGTCCCAGCAAAGTTAGATAGAGTAACTGttatcctacatgtatgtggaaaGTTGGTTGCAAATTGTGTAACAATGCTCCCATGATTTCAAGTGCTGATCACATTGAtacagtaacattttgtaaatcacTGTAAAACCAGTATTATGTACTACAATGTTTACAAAGATATTTTTCCCTCTGTAAACCAACCAACCTGGAAGCTGATGCAGCATTAGCCTGGGAGTGGTTATACATCTTCAGTATCTTCCTCTGTAACTTCTTTCTCTCACGTTTTCTTCTGTCCAACTGTTCCATAGTGTCCTCCTAAAGAAAGGAAGTCAAAAAGCACACTTTCATCTACTCATTCATTTACCACAAACAACTATTAGATGATATTAACTGCCTTATAGTTATACTAACAGCTTTTTCTTGATCATTTGTGAAATTCCACATTTCAATGAATTAGAAACAAGATGCAGTATATTAAACTTGTAATGGTAAAAGACTTTGGCACAGTGGTGTTTGAATTATACAAACTCTAAGAATTGACCACTCACTTTTTCATGATCTGGTTCCTCGAACTGTAGGTCCAGCTGGTATGCAGCAAGTGGTGGAAATTCAGTCTGCAGAATAAAAGAAAGCATTGATGtgaaatacatgattgtacacttACCTCTATTGTAATGATGATTGTAAGTATTGCATGCACAACTACTTGGAGGAGGAAGGTAGGCAGGGAGGGATATATGGGAGGTAGGAAGGTATGAAGGAAGAAAGGGGAAGTgaggaaagaaaggaaggaaggaaagaatgaGGAAAGGAAGGAATGGAAGCAAGGGAGGgaggaaagaaaggaagaaggaATGGATGGAGGGAGGAAGGAGAGGAGGAGGAAAGGGAGGGAGGAGGAAGGAAGGAGTGGAGGAAGGAAAGCAGGAAGGATGGAGGAAAGGGAGGAAGGAagaagggaaggaaggaaggaaggaactACCAAATAGATGAAGGAATCTTTATGACAATATCAAGTACCTTTGGAAACATTCTCTCCATTTCCGAGTCATCCCTTCCAACCGATGATCTGGACATTTGTGCCATCTTGTGGGGAGACAGCGATGTAGACATAGACCTGAGAGCAGCTGGAAACTACGgggaagaaataaaaaaacacatgtagAAACATATAATTCTACTAACAAGTAGTGAGTAAATATTAGTTAATGGGCATGTATGGCAAAAAGCCACAAATTCTAACTTGTCAAAGacattgaaataaagaaaaaaaaatacttattaTGACAAACATTTATTGTCAATgtaattattatataataaacaAGCACAATTACTGGTAGTACATATTatgtaaaagttgtttttcaTGATAATAACAATCAGAGAAAATAGGCTATACTTATATATTAGTATACATTAAAAGACATGGAAGTTATTCTTGGTGtcatgtgagaaaaaaaaagattcaaagTCAAATAACACTAATATTCAAAatctaaaaatgaaaataaaaactatGCATgcccaaacaaaaaaaaaatgcctaaGTGACAATTTCTGAAACTTTTGCAATCTACTATTAGGCTTACTCCCTGAGAGTGTTGCCAAAATGTTTGTTACCTTTCTGGCCTGTTCAAACTGTTCGATAGAAGTGATGCCCCGTGTGCTGGGGCGGGATGGTTCTCTCTGTTCCTGTATCTGGGTCAGTCCTGATGTAAGATGATCCGTCCTCAAGTCAGTCTAAAgaagacatgaagaatatatgtAACTTAAAGTTAAGTTTAATGTAATTTTGA
This region includes:
- the LOC118422792 gene encoding CD209 antigen-like protein E, encoding MSLQTFFEASATCEADHEGGTLAMSRDFGIDQFIISLIRKTQQRNGYFWFGLHDQRQEGQWEWIDGTELGTGYSRWREGQPDNFLMTGKNLTGEDCAAYTTDGWYDRNCESLKTFICEVMPEDAEGKKEG
- the LOC118422790 gene encoding trichohyalin-like isoform X1 — translated: MAFKGLTGKKRFLAAVLEVAVAQEDAREAEEEAEPEVQPPPKPNKDSDTPTRLRQSTFPSVLEQYKPKPKPKPQRPPALFEKLFSKKKTRAKLRLQALKEAAEERRKLEEEKQRLKDARHVHLVDMQYKLRDQLYSEYMGKLERRVKKQREQITTRQQEHDRRLQEQEEKEKEELHRVKKRLSRSVLSHDNAYLQRIPKSKFYKMVGLQETLVKQGKIQSHSELEAYWKDILRPERYREVFASPQDSATMGDTRSIKSLSSADIYMQTLSHHETDLRTDHLTSGLTQIQEQREPSRPSTRGITSIEQFEQARKFPAALRSMSTSLSPHKMAQMSRSSVGRDDSEMERMFPKTEFPPLAAYQLDLQFEEPDHEKEDTMEQLDRRKRERKKLQRKILKMYNHSQANAASASRLMDRNGQFDSTFEGPSIVELTKAITFEEEDDVQTDSFFLTDVPTQEEDQDEDDEDIAMVMESWPSEKWPDTIDTELMAADLGIKFLSPIKESSEEDMESEMASEMDSTPQELDSRQLETGASTAKPPPTPTVPLTMNSLLHGEETIIKEAKCLSTMWVNPTVHSS
- the LOC118422790 gene encoding trichohyalin-like isoform X2 — translated: MAFKGLTGKKRFLAAVLEVAVAQEDAREAEEPQRPPALFEKLFSKKKTRAKLRLQALKEAAEERRKLEEEKQRLKDARHVHLVDMQYKLRDQLYSEYMGKLERRVKKQREQITTRQQEHDRRLQEQEEKEKEELHRVKKRLSRSVLSHDNAYLQRIPKSKFYKMVGLQETLVKQGKIQSHSELEAYWKDILRPERYREVFASPQDSATMGDTRSIKSLSSADIYMQTLSHHETDLRTDHLTSGLTQIQEQREPSRPSTRGITSIEQFEQARKFPAALRSMSTSLSPHKMAQMSRSSVGRDDSEMERMFPKTEFPPLAAYQLDLQFEEPDHEKEDTMEQLDRRKRERKKLQRKILKMYNHSQANAASASRLMDRNGQFDSTFEGPSIVELTKAITFEEEDDVQTDSFFLTDVPTQEEDQDEDDEDIAMVMESWPSEKWPDTIDTELMAADLGIKFLSPIKESSEEDMESEMASEMDSTPQELDSRQLETGASTAKPPPTPTVPLTMNSLLHGEETIIKEAKCLSTMWVNPTVHSS
- the LOC118422790 gene encoding trichohyalin-like isoform X3 — translated: MSFLPAYPGRPKPQRPPALFEKLFSKKKTRAKLRLQALKEAAEERRKLEEEKQRLKDARHVHLVDMQYKLRDQLYSEYMGKLERRVKKQREQITTRQQEHDRRLQEQEEKEKEELHRVKKRLSRSVLSHDNAYLQRIPKSKFYKMVGLQETLVKQGKIQSHSELEAYWKDILRPERYREVFASPQDSATMGDTRSIKSLSSADIYMQTLSHHETDLRTDHLTSGLTQIQEQREPSRPSTRGITSIEQFEQARKFPAALRSMSTSLSPHKMAQMSRSSVGRDDSEMERMFPKTEFPPLAAYQLDLQFEEPDHEKEDTMEQLDRRKRERKKLQRKILKMYNHSQANAASASRLMDRNGQFDSTFEGPSIVELTKAITFEEEDDVQTDSFFLTDVPTQEEDQDEDDEDIAMVMESWPSEKWPDTIDTELMAADLGIKFLSPIKESSEEDMESEMASEMDSTPQELDSRQLETGASTAKPPPTPTVPLTMNSLLHGEETIIKEAKCLSTMWVNPTVHSS